The proteins below are encoded in one region of Microbacterium pygmaeum:
- a CDS encoding MFS transporter permease: MWVRRAFFVWLIPAAFLLPLWLLVGWGVFNAGGWAFLWVLLIAIPSVFIGQLVLTLLVRARGTVRAERAVSWWDVLGFSVWHLLTISLGFFNQAWWAPAMVVTVIVGLALFWLELWQLWREARPSALLLRTTQGLGYIPAPAEGPAPEAAQSERDVIVITERPPAG, encoded by the coding sequence ATGTGGGTGCGTCGTGCGTTCTTCGTCTGGCTGATTCCGGCCGCCTTCCTGCTGCCGTTGTGGCTGCTGGTGGGCTGGGGCGTCTTCAACGCTGGCGGCTGGGCGTTCCTGTGGGTGCTGTTGATCGCCATCCCGTCCGTGTTCATCGGACAGCTCGTACTCACCCTCCTCGTTCGCGCACGGGGGACAGTCCGTGCCGAGCGCGCGGTCTCGTGGTGGGATGTCCTGGGCTTCTCGGTCTGGCACCTGCTGACCATCTCGCTCGGCTTCTTCAACCAGGCGTGGTGGGCACCGGCGATGGTCGTCACGGTGATCGTCGGACTCGCCCTGTTCTGGCTGGAGCTGTGGCAGCTGTGGCGTGAGGCGCGACCGTCGGCTCTCCTCCTGCGCACCACCCAGGGGCTGGGCTACATTCCCGCGCCCGCTGAGGGTCCGGCGCCCGAGGCGGCGCAGTCCGAGCGCGACGTCATCGTCATCACCGAGCGACCGCCGGCCGGCTGA
- the rplS gene encoding 50S ribosomal protein L19 has protein sequence MQILDSVDAASLRSDIPVFHPGDTVKVHVNITEGNRSRIQVFQGVVIGRSGDGVRETFTVRKISFQVGVERTFPVHSPVIDHIEVVTRGDVRRAKLYYLRNLRGKKAKIKEKRDN, from the coding sequence ATGCAGATCCTCGACTCCGTCGACGCGGCATCGCTGCGTTCGGACATCCCCGTCTTCCACCCCGGTGACACCGTCAAGGTGCACGTGAACATCACCGAGGGCAACCGCTCGCGTATCCAGGTGTTCCAGGGCGTCGTCATCGGTCGCTCCGGCGACGGCGTGCGCGAGACCTTCACGGTCCGCAAGATCAGCTTCCAGGTGGGCGTGGAGCGCACGTTCCCCGTTCACAGCCCGGTGATCGACCACATCGAGGTCGTCACGCGCGGTGACGTCCGTCGCGCCAAGCTCTACTACCTGCGCAACCTCCGCGGCAAGAAGGCCAAGATCAAGGAGAAGCGCGACAACTGA
- the lepB gene encoding signal peptidase I, which translates to MTTEQTASAEPVPTPRSRAERPRERRRGWLSFLRDVLVIILIAVLVSFLVKTFLVRSFYIPSGSMQNTLHIDDRILVDEITPRFGGYGRGDIVVFRDPGGWLPPSTAPARSPLVEGVDWLLSLVGLSAPDSDDHLVKRLIGMPGDHVVCCNDLGQITVNDVAIDESDYLALPAPGSPASADAFDVVVPEGSLWVLGDNRYHSKDSRYNQEQPGKGFVPIDNVVGRAFLITWPFSRFGMLDFHHEAFGGVPDVEPAPR; encoded by the coding sequence ATGACGACCGAGCAGACGGCCTCCGCTGAGCCGGTGCCCACACCGCGGTCCAGGGCGGAGCGGCCGCGCGAGCGGCGCCGCGGCTGGCTGAGCTTCCTGCGCGACGTGCTCGTGATCATCCTCATCGCGGTGCTGGTGTCGTTCCTGGTCAAGACCTTCCTGGTGCGCTCGTTCTACATCCCGTCGGGGTCGATGCAGAACACTCTGCACATCGACGACCGCATCCTCGTGGACGAGATCACGCCGCGCTTCGGCGGATACGGACGAGGCGACATCGTCGTCTTCCGCGATCCCGGCGGATGGCTGCCGCCCAGCACCGCGCCCGCCCGCTCCCCGCTGGTGGAGGGGGTGGACTGGCTGCTGTCACTGGTCGGGCTGTCTGCACCGGACAGCGACGATCATCTCGTCAAGCGCCTCATCGGGATGCCGGGCGATCATGTCGTCTGCTGCAACGACCTCGGCCAGATCACCGTCAACGACGTGGCGATCGACGAGAGCGACTACCTCGCACTGCCCGCGCCGGGAAGCCCCGCCTCCGCCGACGCCTTCGATGTCGTCGTCCCGGAGGGCAGTCTCTGGGTGCTCGGCGACAACCGCTACCACTCGAAGGACTCCCGGTACAACCAGGAGCAGCCCGGGAAGGGGTTCGTCCCGATCGACAACGTCGTGGGCCGCGCATTCCTGATCACGTGGCCGTTCAGCAGGTTCGGGATGCTCGATTTCCATCACGAGGCGTTCGGGGGCGTGCCCGACGTGGAGCCGGCTCCGAGATGA
- a CDS encoding ribonuclease HII, translating into MTVAEPRLTLERRLLREHTTLIACDEVGRGSLAGPVAVGAVMIDAPRSRKRVPQGLRDSKLVPEMRRADVAARAVSWVAASAVGWASSVEIDEIGIMRALGLATIRALADLRAHGVVPEEAIVVLDGNYDYITPAGATGLTVRPVIKADRDCASAAAASVIAKVARDALMTDLHDELPAYQWARNKGYASPEHRDAIREHGISPHHRASWSLTGPSTLF; encoded by the coding sequence ATGACGGTCGCCGAGCCGCGTCTGACGCTCGAGCGGCGGCTGCTGCGCGAGCACACGACCCTCATCGCCTGCGACGAGGTGGGGCGGGGTTCGTTGGCCGGACCCGTCGCCGTCGGCGCGGTGATGATCGATGCCCCGCGTTCGCGCAAGCGGGTTCCGCAGGGCCTGCGCGATTCCAAGCTGGTCCCCGAGATGCGCAGAGCGGATGTCGCGGCGCGCGCGGTCTCGTGGGTCGCCGCCAGTGCGGTCGGGTGGGCGAGCTCCGTGGAGATCGACGAGATCGGCATCATGCGGGCGCTGGGCCTTGCCACCATCCGGGCGCTCGCGGACCTGCGCGCCCACGGCGTCGTGCCGGAAGAGGCGATCGTGGTCCTCGACGGGAACTACGACTACATCACGCCCGCCGGCGCGACCGGACTCACGGTCCGCCCCGTGATCAAGGCCGATCGCGATTGCGCGAGCGCCGCCGCGGCATCGGTCATCGCGAAAGTCGCGCGTGACGCGCTGATGACGGATCTTCACGACGAACTGCCCGCATACCAATGGGCCAGGAACAAGGGCTACGCGAGTCCGGAGCATCGCGACGCCATCCGCGAGCACGGGATCAGCCCGCACCACCGGGCATCGTGGTCGCTCACCGGACCGTCGACGCTGTTCTGA
- a CDS encoding DUF2469 family protein, with product MDDEVFEDYDRELELALYREYRDVVSQFQYVIETERRFYLANEVNVVRRDTEHDFYFELTMTDVWVWDIYRADRFVKSVRVLTFKDVNVEELSRRDFHLPEELSLDS from the coding sequence ATGGATGACGAAGTCTTCGAGGACTACGACCGCGAGCTCGAGCTCGCCCTCTACCGCGAGTACCGCGACGTCGTTTCTCAGTTCCAGTACGTGATCGAGACCGAGCGCCGCTTCTACCTCGCGAACGAGGTCAACGTGGTGCGCCGCGACACCGAGCACGACTTCTACTTCGAACTGACGATGACCGATGTCTGGGTGTGGGACATCTATCGCGCGGATCGCTTCGTGAAGTCCGTCCGCGTGCTGACCTTCAAGGACGTCAACGTGGAGGAACTGTCACGCCGGGACTTCCACCTGCCCGAGGAACTGTCGCTCGACTCCTGA
- a CDS encoding YraN family protein, translating into MAAKDVLGKAGEDRAARHLESSGYLILDRNWRVHAGEIDIVAVDGSTLVIVEVKTRAGDGFGHPFEAVDARKRSRLWRLAFAWIAAHPDEAQGRRLRLDVIAITGPQPERARLEHIQDIR; encoded by the coding sequence ATGGCTGCGAAGGACGTTCTGGGCAAAGCGGGAGAGGACCGCGCCGCGCGGCACCTCGAGTCGAGCGGGTACCTGATCCTCGACCGCAACTGGCGCGTGCATGCAGGAGAGATCGACATCGTCGCCGTCGACGGGTCGACGTTGGTGATCGTGGAGGTCAAGACGCGAGCCGGTGACGGCTTCGGGCATCCGTTCGAGGCTGTCGATGCCCGCAAACGGAGCCGGCTCTGGCGCCTGGCGTTCGCCTGGATCGCCGCCCACCCCGACGAGGCGCAGGGGCGACGCCTGCGCCTGGACGTGATCGCCATCACGGGCCCGCAGCCGGAACGAGCCCGCCTCGAGCACATCCAGGACATCCGATGA
- a CDS encoding YifB family Mg chelatase-like AAA ATPase, translated as MTLARTWAVALTGLEGDLVEVEADLSNQTPDFHIIGLPDKSLGEAVQRIHNASANCGLELPRRRLTVNLSPASLPKHGSSFDVAIAIAALATQNALDLVSIAETVHIGELGLDGRLRPVPGVLPAVLAAARMGMRRVVVPHANEAEARLVEGIEVIGAVALGDVARRHGARIDDRDLDPVPLPRGVEVVVPIPELAEVIGQRDAVEALIAAAAGGHHLLMSGPPGAGKTMLAARLPGILPPLDDAAALEVASIRSLCGDPVDTLTRRPPLESPHHSASIAALVGGGSRVVRPGAIARATHGVLFLDEVGEFAPSVLDALRQPLEKGRIAIHRAGVTASFPASFQLILATNPCPCGNYGVRAASCVCPPMAIRRYLGRLSGPLLDRVDIELGLTRVSVAHAASIGADAVTTDAAAARVADARARAAFRLRETEWSVNARVSGPWLREGPLALAPVVRRPIDVALHRGALTLRGYDRVLRVAWTLCDLAGRVSPTVHDIGRALFMKKGITT; from the coding sequence ATGACGCTGGCGCGGACGTGGGCGGTCGCCCTCACCGGCCTGGAGGGCGACCTCGTGGAGGTCGAGGCGGACCTGTCGAATCAGACGCCGGACTTCCACATCATCGGACTGCCGGACAAGTCGCTGGGCGAGGCGGTGCAGCGGATCCACAATGCGAGCGCGAACTGCGGGCTGGAACTGCCGCGCAGACGTCTGACCGTGAACCTCTCGCCCGCCAGCCTGCCCAAGCACGGCTCGTCGTTCGACGTCGCGATCGCGATCGCAGCCCTCGCGACTCAGAACGCACTCGACCTGGTCTCGATCGCCGAGACGGTGCACATCGGCGAACTCGGACTCGACGGTCGTCTGCGACCGGTACCCGGCGTGCTCCCGGCGGTTCTGGCCGCGGCGCGGATGGGCATGCGCAGGGTCGTGGTGCCGCACGCGAACGAGGCGGAGGCGCGACTCGTGGAGGGCATCGAGGTGATCGGGGCGGTCGCTCTGGGCGATGTCGCGCGCCGTCACGGCGCACGGATCGATGACCGAGACCTCGACCCGGTTCCGCTCCCGCGCGGTGTCGAGGTGGTCGTGCCGATACCGGAGCTCGCCGAGGTCATCGGGCAGCGCGACGCCGTCGAGGCGCTGATCGCCGCTGCCGCAGGCGGTCACCACCTGCTCATGAGCGGCCCGCCGGGCGCCGGGAAGACGATGCTCGCCGCGCGTCTGCCGGGCATCCTCCCGCCGCTGGATGACGCGGCGGCGCTCGAGGTCGCCTCGATCCGGTCGCTGTGCGGAGATCCGGTCGACACCCTCACCCGGCGCCCGCCGCTGGAATCGCCTCATCACAGCGCGAGCATCGCCGCGTTGGTCGGCGGCGGATCCCGGGTGGTCCGCCCAGGCGCCATCGCCCGGGCCACGCACGGCGTGCTCTTCCTCGACGAGGTCGGCGAGTTCGCGCCCAGCGTGCTCGATGCGCTCCGCCAGCCGCTGGAGAAGGGCCGGATCGCGATCCACCGAGCCGGTGTCACCGCCAGCTTCCCGGCCAGCTTCCAGTTGATCCTCGCGACCAATCCCTGCCCCTGCGGGAACTACGGCGTGCGGGCGGCGTCGTGCGTGTGTCCGCCCATGGCGATCCGGCGGTACCTCGGCCGTCTCTCCGGGCCGCTGCTGGACCGCGTCGACATCGAGCTCGGTCTGACGCGGGTCTCGGTCGCCCACGCCGCGTCGATCGGGGCGGACGCGGTGACGACGGATGCTGCGGCGGCGCGCGTCGCGGACGCACGCGCTCGCGCCGCATTCCGCCTGCGGGAGACCGAGTGGTCGGTCAACGCCAGGGTGTCCGGCCCCTGGCTGCGCGAGGGCCCGCTCGCACTGGCCCCCGTCGTCCGCCGGCCGATCGACGTGGCCCTGCATCGCGGTGCGCTGACGCTCCGCGGCTACGACCGCGTGCTGCGCGTCGCGTGGACGCTCTGCGACCTGGCCGGGCGGGTCTCGCCGACCGTGCACGACATCGGCAGAGCGCTGTTCATGAAGAAGGGAATCACGACATGA
- the dprA gene encoding DNA-processing protein DprA produces the protein MTDILPAPDIARTALAPLVAHALNDELALHVFATAAWSHLAEPGDGVAGRIVGALGPATALHEVVTGGRDGAARNAAELTAQQWKDAVARWRPRWNQRAVLDNLDVARIARIRLLTPEDDRWPAALADLGVHAPLCLWVRGDPGALSLPSPRAAIVGARAATAYGEHVAAELAGELVARGVIVVSGAAYGIDGVAHRVALAAGGVTAALLAGGVERPYPTGHADLIGRIAATGAVASEVPPGSAPTRWRFLQRNRLIAALSEATVVVEAGWRSGSLNTAGHAAALGRPIGAVPGPVTSAASAGCHRLLREFDARCITSADDVLELLGVPTGSTSWLPQTLFDMPDSTGRTDDSTRISDAMSVQSWRRTEDIARRAGMSADDTSAILGLLEIEGVVHRGEAGWRRAPAPRRP, from the coding sequence ATGACCGACATCCTCCCCGCGCCGGATATCGCCCGCACGGCGCTGGCGCCCCTCGTCGCGCACGCTCTGAATGACGAACTCGCCCTGCACGTGTTCGCGACGGCCGCCTGGAGCCACCTCGCGGAACCGGGCGACGGGGTGGCCGGTCGGATCGTGGGCGCGCTCGGACCCGCCACGGCGTTGCACGAGGTCGTCACCGGTGGCCGGGACGGAGCCGCCCGCAACGCGGCCGAGCTGACCGCGCAGCAGTGGAAGGACGCCGTCGCCCGGTGGAGGCCGCGGTGGAACCAACGAGCCGTCCTCGACAATCTCGATGTCGCCAGGATCGCCCGGATCCGTCTGCTCACACCCGAGGACGATCGGTGGCCCGCCGCCCTGGCCGACCTCGGCGTGCATGCGCCGTTGTGCCTGTGGGTGCGCGGCGATCCTGGCGCCCTCTCGCTCCCGTCACCGCGCGCAGCCATCGTCGGAGCGCGCGCGGCGACGGCGTACGGCGAGCACGTGGCCGCGGAGCTGGCGGGGGAGCTGGTGGCCCGCGGAGTGATCGTGGTCTCGGGGGCCGCGTACGGCATCGACGGTGTCGCTCACCGCGTCGCCCTGGCGGCGGGCGGTGTCACCGCCGCGTTGCTGGCCGGAGGCGTGGAGCGCCCGTACCCGACCGGTCACGCCGACCTGATCGGCCGGATCGCGGCCACGGGAGCCGTCGCCAGCGAGGTTCCGCCCGGCTCGGCGCCGACGCGATGGCGCTTCCTGCAGCGGAACAGGCTGATCGCGGCGCTCTCCGAGGCCACCGTCGTCGTGGAGGCGGGCTGGCGGAGCGGCTCGCTCAACACCGCCGGGCACGCGGCCGCCCTCGGACGCCCGATCGGGGCTGTACCGGGTCCGGTGACCAGCGCCGCATCGGCAGGATGCCACCGACTTCTCCGCGAGTTCGACGCGCGGTGCATCACGAGCGCGGATGATGTCCTGGAGCTGCTCGGCGTCCCGACCGGATCGACGTCCTGGCTCCCGCAGACCCTCTTCGACATGCCGGACAGCACCGGACGCACCGACGACAGCACCAGGATCTCCGACGCCATGAGCGTGCAGTCGTGGCGACGGACGGAAGACATCGCCCGACGTGCGGGGATGTCCGCGGACGATACGAGCGCCATCCTGGGACTCCTGGAGATCGAAGGTGTCGTCCACCGAGGCGAAGCCGGTTGGCGGAGGGCTCCGGCTCCTCGACGCCCCTGA